A stretch of DNA from Coccidioides posadasii str. Silveira chromosome 4, complete sequence:
GAACAGTTGCATCGACATTGCCTTTTAGTCCGTACATGGGCGACCAAATATGCTCCTCAACTTCGAGAAGTTTGTTTATACACAGCCGGGCTTTGGTGCCGTTTCTGTCCTCAATGATGGACTCAAGCTAAAAGAGGAGTAAGCATCAGCATGCAAATTGTAATACTCAAAATGCTTACACTTGGCCTACAGCGAAGGAAGACCTCCGCCCAAGCTTTCAGCGCGGGAATCTTAGCCTGAAGGTATGCCTTTGCCTCGGGCACATCAACCTGAATCTCATATAAACTCTCCAGGTATTTTGGTAATGTCTCGTCGACAAGTCCTCTCAGGCAGCCAAAATCCCATCTATTAGCTTGCATGGCTTCCTGAAAAATCTCGTGGAGGATATGGCCGTACACTTGAGGCTTTGAAGCTTCACTGGTGGCCTTGATGCGATCTTGAAGCACTGCCCGTCGCTGACATGTAAAAGAATCAGCTACAACGGTGGCAGAGATAAGATAGTCAGGATGGAGGATTATCATGTTGTTGGCATCGTCCACTATGCACTGTCCGGTGGTATCAAATTCTCCGATGAGATGGAGATAGAAACCTTTCTTGCAAGGCATATCAAACCATGATTCTCTTAAGGTGATGGCCCGGTTTTGCTTGgtcctttcttcttcaacaaAAAGTACCTGTCTCGACATTAGCAGGCAGCGAGGACCGCAAGGAACGCAGaggaaacaaaagaagactCTACCTTTTCGAGCTGCGCTCGGCCATTGCTTCTGGTATAGCTATTCTCAGCGCAATCAAGGATGAGATAACGTTTAATAGCTTGAGGATGCTTAAAATGCTTCTATATCTCTTAGCGATATATCTAAAAGGAAGGCCTCATGCATACAGGGGAAGACCAACTTTGCTAGTAGCAGCAGCAACTTCAGTGCCCTTCCGCATTGCATCCTCAATTGCTTCCAGATCAATATCATCATCAAACTCATCATCGGACATCAAAGTAACAGCCGTTTCCGCTTTCATGTTGGGGTCATTCTTCATTTCATCCTGCCCGTTAGTCTTACCATTCGTGGATTTTCCTGGCCCCAAATCCTGCATGATCCTTTCATCGCTTGTGGTCTGCCCAGCAGACAAATCCTTTGAATCATACTGCGCCATAATTTCTTCAAGTCCGTCATCCAATTCGTCGTCATTATCATTAAACTCATCTATAATATGAGAAACCTTCTCGTCCATAGAGTGTGGTGGGGGGTTAGTTGGGTGTAAGGTCGGGATGTCCTCGACCTTTTCCACCGGTTCGTTCGCCTTGGGCTTGTCCGTACAAAGGGGGAAAAGTTTCTTGGGCGACGCAACCGCAAGTTCAAGGAAATCGCGATCCAAATCATCATCACCAAATTCCGACGATGCACCATGTACGTCGAATTTTTCTTgggaatcagaatcaaaaTTCGCCTCCACCGGCTGTCTTTCATATCGTAGAGACGGCGCGCATTTGGATGGAGTGTCAATTGGCTGGTTTTGGATCGATTCTTTTGGCGGCGACATAGGACAGCCATCGTCTGTATTATCGGAGCGGTCAGGCAAGGGGGAGGAACTAGAAGGGGCGGTCGGATCATCTTTTGGATACTTCAACAAAGTATCCTGAATTTTCTCAACTAGTAGATTGATCTTCGAAGATTTTGATCTATCGGATGCCAGTAACGACGTCCGCGAGCGGGTAAAGCCATCACGGATGTTATTAGTTCGTTGCTGGTCATAGTCCAGCCTCCTTCGTTTAGTGTTAGATGTTGGCCAGTCAGTATTGCAGCTGTTGGCCCTTCGTAGCCCCGATCCATCTCTAGCGGACCGGGACTGGGGCGCGGGAGTCTGGGGTGATGATGCAAGCTGGGAAAAATGGAACTTCGGAAGGTCGCCACCTGGTATCTCATTTCCCTTGCCAACGTACTTGCTCCATAGGTCTGCAGCTATGTCGTGCTGAGGGGTTTTCATCACCGACCCGGTGGGACGCAGTTCAGCCGGTACATCCTTGTTCAACGGCGATCTGGTGGGCGAGGAGCTATGGCTTCGCTTCTTGCCTCGACAAAGAGAGGAGCGCGGCTTATTCTTAAGGGACGGGCTTCGGTGGTCCCAGTAGACATGATCCTCTGGGGTAAGGACCTTCCCAGGTGCCTGATTAAATGCATCCTCCGTGTTGCTGATCAGATCGGCCAGGGGAATTCTATGCGCCGGTGTCTGGGGGCAACTGGATGCAGGTTTGACCTCTCGACCTTCAGAATGAAGATTTTCTTTGTTGGAGTCTAGGGCTGCTCGTTCGACGGACTCTACGGGCGGACGGGACCCGCCACGTTCATCCAGCCGGCCGACTGTCTTGCTCTCGTCATCGCCGTTCGAAGCAGACATATGGGACGGGGGAGCAGTATTGATATAGCGGAAGGAATTCAATTTGGACTTAGAAACAGAGAAGATGACAAGGGGATCGTCGAACATTGACAGTTGTGGTCCATGCCAAATGATGATATTCTCATTATCCACCAGTTGGTATCCTACTCAATTGGCTGGCGCGAAAGCCGAGAGCTCGCGTCGTCTCACCTCTGTCGCGTAGCCACTAAAAAACGCGTCAACAAGACGAAATCACGTGATATAAGATTATGTAATCAATTTAGGTCATGTGATAGTATTATGGAACTAgccaaaaaaggaaaggccCCATCCCTCAGTTATCATAAGAAGCTGCGACATCGTCGAAAAGTCAAGGCGTACCTTCCAGTGTCGGTGCGAgcggccttttttttccccgcCGCCACAAGCGCACTGAGGCGGAATCCCGACCGAGCCACACCTGTAGAGAGTCACTCAAGTAGACCGTCGAGTCCTGTAGGCATGgaatgtatgtatgtacagtatGTATGTACCTGTCTGTTGCAACGGTAGCTCGCTTGCTCGGGTCTTTGTCGTTCCCGAAAACCCAACGCCCGAGACCGTTCCTGATCGCATCGCGGAGAACGAAAACTCTAAATTTGGAGGCAAAATTAAGGGCCGCTTTTCTTGCCGAGCAATCTCCTCCACCACCAATTATTCCCGCCGTTCACCCAAATACTACCAACTCCCTCGTTGATTGCTGCTCTCAGTTCACTCTCTTCAGCGCTTGTGCCTGGTCAATTGGGATAAATCTCTCGTCCTCGTCcattttttttattcttttaCAGTGTACTAACTAGTCCTTAAATCCTCCTTTGTCATCGCTTTCGTTCTGCCTCATCTGCTCGCACTCACACAAACCCCACAAAGATGtcaaaagagaagaagcccCTACCATTTGCATACCAGTTTGCAGCCGGTGCTGTGGCTGGTGTCTCTGAAGTATGCAAGGCAACCCTTAGTATCTGAACCTGCCTGGCAATTGCTAACAGACATGTTTTTTGTGCCATTAGATTCTTGTAATGTGCGATGACCCCCACGCTCGATAACCCAGATGCAGGGTTCCACCATGAGAAAGCGCATGCtaatattcaaggcaggtATCCTCTCGATGTGGTCAAAACAAGAGTGTGAGTGCTGCAGCTCTGGTGTTATACCGCTCGTCTTCATTTGAAATGGCTTGCTGATACCCTACTACAGTCAGCTCCAACAGGGTACCGGAGCCGGTGCCGAAGCTTATAGCGGAATGGTCGACTGCCTCCAGAAGATTGTCAGAAATGAGGGGTATGTTTTGGATCAGATATTGTGCGCATGTACATGGATCTTAGTCCTAACGGCATGATATGCGACCAGGTTCTCCCGCCTCTACCGTGGGATCACTGCACCTATTCTCATGGAAGCTCCCAAGCGTGCCACCAAGTTCGCCGCCAACGACAGCTGGGGCGCATTCTACCGATCCTTATTCGGAATGGAGAAGAACAACCAGCCCCTGGCGATTCTCACCGGTGCCACTGCCGGTGCAACCGAGTCCTTCGTCGTCGTTCCTTTCGAGCTCGTCAAGATTCGTCTCCAAGATCGCAACTCTGCAGGAAAATACAACGGCATGATCGATGTTGTGCAGAAGATCGTCAAGCAGGAAGGACCCCTTGCGCTCTACAACGGCCTTGAATCCACCCTGTGGCGTCACATTCTATGGAATGCGGGTTACTTTGGCTCCATCTTCCAGATTCGCGCTCAGCTCCCCAAGGCCGAACCCGGAAACAAGAGTCAACAAATGCGCAATGATATTATTGCCGGTACCGTCGGTGGAACCATCGGTACCATTTTGAATACCCCCATGGATGTTGTCAAGTCGCGCATTCAAAACAGCCCGAGAGTCGCGGGTCAGACCCCCAAGTACAACTGGGCTTGGCCGGCTCTGGGAACAGTCATGAAGGAGGAAGGCTTCGGTGCTCTCTATAAGGGATTCATTCCCAAGGTTTTGAGACTGGGTCCTGGTGGTGGTATTCTGTTGGTCGTGTTCACTGGTGTGACGGATTTCTTCCGCAAGATGAGAGGAGAATAGATTTCTCCCGGTTCAACTGTTCCATTCCGACAACTAGAACATGCGTGGTGGAGGGTAAAGGACCAATTAGGAATAAAAAACGAAGCTTCCAGCTTTGATCAGCCGAAAACCATCCAGTTCCTCTGGgggtgtttttttttttttttttttttgggggggtgGGAAGGGGTTTGGGCTCACATTACGGACGCAGACACTATGGGCCGGCCTTTCGTTCTTTCACTGAATCTCAGTCCTTTCCCAAGGAAAAGCTTTTGGATTGTTGGCCATGGATTGTCAGGTGTGTTCCCACGCCCCAGCTCCGATGGAATCTCTCTCAGTTTGTCGGTTTTCCGATAAGTGTCACCTTTTTAGATTAGATACCAGGACATTTTACTATTCCGCGTACGTGATAGAATCTTTTGTGTGTCTTTGTGTTGTTTCATGCCTGTGGACATTTTATCTTGCTCTAGAGCGTGCATTGGATATGTGTCTTGATACATACTGCGTTATGCGCAGACAGACGAGGGCATTCTTTTAATGGAACTTGATTTGAGACTGTCATTCTCCAGTACCATTGAGATACATCGAATATTCATTGAATCAACCCGGTTACCTCGAAAAGAGCTATGACAAGGCTGCCCCTGGATCGCACCCTTGCGCCATGTGACCCCTCCATTGCTGGATGAGCCCAGGACATCGTTTTATGCGTTCGATACATGGAGAATATCGTCTTCGTTTCATGTATGCACACCCGTTATGACCTTTTTTGTTCCCCCTTCAACCCCTTCGACGGATCACGAGGTTCTCCCTGTGATCAAACTGCCGGGGAGACGTTCCACCTGATACACCTCTCTTGGGGGGAGAATTAATCCAAAGGCGCCACCCACATTCTCAAGTCAGATGATTAGAATGAAATGCGGGAAATAAAATGCGCCTTACGGAGCCATCACGGGCACTCCTTACTCGAGAACAAGGTCACGGTTCAGAGCTCTTCCCAAACAAGTGATGGGTAAATATGGTAATTAGACGTCTAACGGGGGGAGCTGATCGGAGACAGCGGCTCATTTGAGAGAGTGACTCACTTAATTAGCGCTTAGGGGGTTGTCTCTTGACTTCTCATTTGATGTGGTGGCGATTGGCCTTCGTGTTTTTCAGCCGGTGGTTGAGAGGCATCCGATCGATCCTCATGGTCGGCCTTTCAAGCCTTGCGGCTCCTCAACGGCGTCAAGTACAGGTACTAGAGATTCGAGTAGCACAAAAGTGTCATTCTTCTCTCGCGTGGACGGATACTACCCATGATAACCGAATGAAGGGCGTTAGATAAAGAGCCCAACGGGAACTTTTGAAGTCGATGCTTGCTAAGTTTGAATCGCTTGCATCCTTCTAGACTGTCATAGCTCCCGCAGGGCCTTTTGAAGTGAAATAATGTTTCTGCGCACACTTTCCCGCGAGTATGCTCAAGTTCCTTTCACCATTTCCCGAGACAGTAAATTAATTTAAGGTTTATGGTGAAGTCTCCAGCAAACAGGTAACTAGTATATACTTCGTGGTTAACGACTTACCCTGCAGTAACTTCTCCGTAACTCCGTGCTGGTTCGGGTGATTTGGTCCAGACAAAACGCACGGCCCTCGAAGCCGATGCAGCACCCACGGCGCAACTGGCGAAGTGAAAGCTGTTGTTGAGCATTCCGAGCTTGTGAATCGCGAGATAGAGATCCGTACGGAGATCCTGGCCTTCTCAATCTCGCATGACCATGCTGCAGCGGGGACATATGGTTATCACGCACACTGATCTATGGAAAAGACGGACTACTTCCTACAGTCATGCGGTTCGCAGCTTTGACTTTATCGAATGAGatggccaaaaaaaaaaaaaaaaaaaaaaaaaaaaaaaaaaaaaaagaaggaaaaaaaggaagaaagagagagagagaaagaaagaaataaatgGACGGCCTGCAGATTTATACAGAGTGTATACGGCTGTGTGAATGCCAGCTCGATTCAAAAGAATTTTGCTCTACAATTGGTTAAATAACCACTTCCCGATATAGGTTATAGAGTAGTCTTAACACCGAACCCGTAACTGAGCTCGAGGAGTCAGATAAATTCAACGTGGTGATCCTAATTAACTACGTTCTGAAGGATGTCAGGAACAAATTGGACCCCATTAATTAGTATCTAGGTGTCCTATACCAGGTGCTCAAGAGGATTATGTGAATATGGTGTATAGATAGATAAGTCGTCAGGGAATATCAGGACAAATAAGTATAGATTTCAGTTTGGATCTATCCGCCCTCCAAGTTAATTTACTGAACGGGGGCGACATACCAACTACGCAATGAGTACCTTTCTCCGTTTTTGAGATTGACTCCCAAGACTCATCGGTGGTGCCGCTCTCCGAGGAAGTGTGTGTTTCTGGCGATATCATTTCCGTGGAGCAAcatttctctcttctctcggAGCTCTCGGCGACAAAACAAGTCAAATCCCCAAAGCTCGCCGCTTCAGTCAACGAGTAGAAGCACTTTGTCTTGAACTAATACGAGGCAATTATCTCGCGTGCTGTCCCCTTCTTCGGTACGATGCCCCCGGCTAGTCAGTTGCTGGAAATCTATCATCCACGTCCATCCATGCAAAAGCTTTGGCAACAAATACTACATCCATATTATCCGTACTCTTCCTCCGTCCACTGGGCATGGGTTGAAAAAGAAGGTTGCGGGAGCGTCGTGGCCCCAGCCTACACTTAGTGAAACCTACTCCGCATCTTCCCCTTCGCTTCTTCCCCCGCTTCCTTTTGTCTTCTCTGCCCTCTTCCCGCGCCGCACCCGCCGGCATGAATCCGTTGACAAGTTGACACCCCCCTCCAGGATGCCGACTCGTCTCTCCATCCGTGTGGAGAGTTATGCATCGAATTGTCGTCGGCAACTGGGTCCCGCACGATCGCGACAAGCCACGATCGTGATCTCCCTTGCACGAGTTTCATTGCAGAttcgcaaaaaaaaaggcatttGGAAAAGCCTCGTCAAGTCTTATCTCTATTTTCCTCTCAGGTTATCGTAAGTGAGCCAACTGAGTACTAACTAGCAGCTCGCCTCGTCAGGAGAAAGGCAAACACTATCCCCTCCTCACTCACTGTCCCTTCGCAAACACTTaccccccccctccccctcctctcGACCAGCCGCACCAACGGAGCCCAGCTGCGCATACAACCCAACCTGTGGTTGATGAGACAGCCCACTGGTGGCCGGTGACGAGAGTTAACTAACTGGTTAACCAACAGCCCGACTCCCACTGCAATGCAACCGAAACATAATAAATGTTCAGCGCGCACGCACCTCTCCTCCCATTGCTCCCCCAACCCTCCATGACGTCACCGGTGAGCTCATCCGGCGTTTTCAatgttattttcttttttccccatttttttctttttctttttttttttttttctcgctGGGAGAGACGAGGCCTTGGGAAAGCTCACTTTTCACCATGACAGTATGGCTTTCATAGTATGCAAAAATGAGAAGTTCCTTAAGATGGGACATCGTATTACCTCAGGGCTCTCGTGTCGCATCATATCAAATAGCGTCTAGAAagtgaaaaatagaaaaaggaagaataaaaataagatcTGGGATTGCCAGGGTTTTCCCCAGAATCGATTACCTTCTTTCGTGTTCCGGCATTTGCTCTGTGTAacccaaaaaagaaaatagaacaagtaaaaaaaaggaaaggagaaaaaCACACTCAGATCTCGGCGCCGAAAAAATAACGAGATAGTGGAAGAAAATAGCGGTGCAAGCGCTGCTGCTGGTGGtgttttttttgggggggaaaCGCCAAGACCCGCACGAGAGGTTGAGGAGTCATAGTTTGAGGTTTACCGCTCTCGAACTATTGTAAGATTACCCCCAGGTGCTCGTATGGAACGGTATCTTACCCATCCTCAGAGTGTATGTGTGTATTGTCAGTACAGTACAAGTGCATGCGACAGCTCTTAATATGCAGTTGCACCAACAGTTTCGCTCAACATGCATATGTGCTGCACAACATAACATATGGACTCCGTGCCTTGTAGGGTTAAAGGCATTTGCAATAGATATATGTATAAGGCTATGGATCAGGAATTTGCATCATGTAACTGGCCGAATCTGGTACCTTGGATTTTGCAACACAttgataaaaaaaaaaaaaaaaaataaaccGAGTCCACACGG
This window harbors:
- a CDS encoding uncharacterized protein (EggNog:ENOG410PGWQ~COG:C~TransMembrane:2 (i12-31o278-296i)~BUSCO:10455at33183); this encodes MSKEKKPLPFAYQFAAGAVAGVSEILVMYPLDVVKTRVQLQQGTGAGAEAYSGMVDCLQKIVRNEGFSRLYRGITAPILMEAPKRATKFAANDSWGAFYRSLFGMEKNNQPLAILTGATAGATESFVVVPFELVKIRLQDRNSAGKYNGMIDVVQKIVKQEGPLALYNGLESTLWRHILWNAGYFGSIFQIRAQLPKAEPGNKSQQMRNDIIAGTVGGTIGTILNTPMDVVKSRIQNSPRVAGQTPKYNWAWPALGTVMKEEGFGALYKGFIPKVLRLGPGGGILLVVFTGVTDFFRKMRGE